ATTAAACATTGCGCCTCAAGAAAATCTAGCGGCTAGGCTATATGCAAATGAAATTCTTAATCACCCTATTCCTTCACGTATAAAAATTGGATTGGATATTGGCTCAACTCAAAAACAACTTCCTTGCAATATTTGCGTGAATCTTCAACCCTTTAATCCTGCATATGAAGGGAAACCCAGTACTTTTAGATGGCTACCCTTTCTGGCAGATCAACCACGCCCAACCGTGTGGATCATGAACTCTTCACCTCAGGTAGAATATGAGCAAACCGCTAAGCTCACTCTAACGTTTTTCCGCGAAAAGGACCCCGAAACACTTGTCTATCATCTCGATCTGCCTGCCAATGGATTTCTCACTTTGGACTTGAGCAAACATGTAGATTTAAAAGATTTTTTTGGAGACCATATTGGCTGGCTAACCGTCCAATCCTCGAATCCTTATACAACAACCTACTATTTCACAGAATCTTCAGTAGGAATTGTGGGAGGTGATCATGGTTTTTAACTCACTTAACAAAGGTAATGCAGCGTAATCGTATTATTGGTATGATTTTAAAGACATACCTAAAATGAGTTTTACATTATTATGACAATCAAAAAAAACATTAATCAGGATTGCACCAAACTTGGTTTGGTTTCAGACATACCAGAGGGGAAATCCATCATCGTAGAAGGACCTGAAGGATTGCAAATTGCGCTTTTCAAATTAAATGGTGAGGTGTTTGCCCTTGATAATGCGTGTCCACATATGGGGGCCCGCTTGGTGAAGGCTGTATAGAACATGGGGCCGTCACATGCCCATGGCATGGTTGGCAATTTGACATCCAAACAGGTTACTGCGAAAATATGCCTGGTGAAAATGCACGCAAAATCCCCATTCATGTTGAGGACGGAGTTATTTATTTGGTGGATTGAGAAGTCCTTGGCATGACTTGAGTAAATCTTGGTAGGTGGGAATAAAATCGATAAAGGCATACTCTTTCTTCAAAGCATTCTGCCAACCAAATTTAATCTCATGTTGGTTAGCTACGGCAATGAAATAGGCTCCCAAAAAATGGTTGTAGCCAGTGACTTGGTTGATAACTTTTGTGCTCAGATTCACGGCCTTGCACTCAATAACTAGTAGAGGATACAAGGCATGCGCAGGATGGATGCCTTGCCCAAAACACACAATGTCTATTCTTCTATCGGGAATCGTCTTCGCCTGAGACAGATGGGGCATGAGACTTAATTCTCTTTCAACCCCCATCAATCCAACAGGAAATCCTAATTGACGAATCATTTTAGTAATAAGTGACTGCCTGACATATTCTTCAGGCAAAGCTGCAACCCATTCTTGACGAATAGGACAATAAATTTTTTCCGATGCCATTAATCTTAAGCTTCCGGTTCAATAATCCCGTAATTTTGATCGCTTTTTCGATAAATGACTTTTAATTTCATATCATTTTCTGAACGGAAGATTAAAAATGCATCACCGGACAATTCCATTTTCATAATGGCTTCTTCATTCGTCAAAATTTTTAACGGAATTGTTTCGCTAGAGAGAATATGACGGGGTTTATAATTTTCTTCTAGACGACGCTGACTTTCATCTTCGATTTGTTCGTTAACATCGCTCAATTCTTCTTGACCTGGTGCCTGATAAACATTCACTTTCATATCGACAACAGTCAGTTTTTTAGCTTGATGATCTCTAATTCGACTTTTATATTTCAATAGTTGCCGTTCAAGCTTGTCAACCGCCTTATCAATAGATACATACATATCGTCACAAACTGCATGACTCTTAATCTTAATATGATCTACTTTTAAAACGATATCAACGCGGTGCTCAAGTTTTTGAATATCCATTGTAATTATCACATCAATAATTCGATGGCTTAAACGGTCTATTTTAGAGACTTTTTCGATCGCATAGTTCTTCATTGCCTCAGTTACAAGGACATGTCGACCTGTTACGGTAATGTTGTATGGCTGTACTGATTCATCTATTTTCACTTTGCTGCGATTCATAAGCAACCTCTACTTTGATTTTCCTGTTAAAAAAGATTAAAGTGCGCATCAACTCTCTTTATTTAGAAGTCTACCCTTTAGAACAAATATTGAAAAGAGGTAACCGTTTTTTAATCAGAAATAGAAAGTTGGAGAAAATTCAATAAAAATGAAATGAGAGGACCTCTTTGATTTTCAAAGATTTGCCATATGTTATCTAATCTCCGCCCCCATCCAAATGGATAAAAAAAACAACTTGCACACTTACCTGCTCTCTCTTAATATCTTATCACAAAAAGACTCTGCTTTCATCCTAATCAAGAAGTTAAACTAATGAAAAATCATTTTGAAAATCCATCAAATGAAGTCAGGCCTCCATGGATTGTTTATCCAGGAATCCCACCGGGAGATATTTTTTGGAGATTTGGTGGTGAATCTTATATGCACACTGTTTTTCAAGCCCACTGGAAGTCCTTAACAGACCAAGATAAAAAAGAATATCTTGAGCGGTGGGAAGCCACAGGAGAGTGGTTTAATGACTTAGATCCAGAAATGGATCCTGATATAAGAGATTTTTTGGAGGAACTATACACGGAATAGCCCATTAATGGACATCTAACTTATCAAGACCTTCCGTTTTAACCCCTGTAAATGCATCCCAAGCAAGGCAATACTTGCGCGATTCTGGACCTAAATGGGAAACAAATTGCTTAGGATCAACTTGTTCAGGAGTTACATTGAGAATGTTCTCTAAAAAACAGGTGCATATGGCATTTTGCACATCATCGTCTCCATTCACAAGAAGCTCTTCCATGTAACAGAAAATTTCTTTTACCCGTGCTGGATCCAAAGTTTTAGCACCAAGCAATGTCCATATATAGAGAGAAAATTCACTCATTTCCCCCCATAGAGAGGTTTTAAAATATTCATCTTCCTCAGCTTTATAAGCAGTCCAAAGAGGAAGAAAATCCGGAAATTTATTTAGGATTAATTTCATGCAATTTTCTTGTGATACTTTCATATGTAATATTGCCTAACACAAGGGTTGTCTTTGTATCAATATGGGCTCCAAAACTTGCTCTAAATGCGAAAGCTTAGTCGCTATGACATAACCACTCATACCAACCGATGACTCAAGATAAAACAGTTTTTTTTCGTCAGATCTCATACATTCTAGATATTCTCTGGGGATATGACAGTTATTTTTTAACTGCTCTGGAAGTCGATCTATATCAAATTCATATAAGTCGAAGAGGAT
Above is a window of Parachlamydia acanthamoebae DNA encoding:
- a CDS encoding type I restriction enzyme HsdR N-terminal domain-containing protein, with the translated sequence MASEKIYCPIRQEWVAALPEEYVRQSLITKMIRQLGFPVGLMGVERELSLMPHLSQAKTIPDRRIDIVCFGQGIHPAHALYPLLVIECKAVNLSTKVINQVTGYNHFLGAYFIAVANQHEIKFGWQNALKKEYAFIDFIPTYQDLLKSCQGLLNPPNK
- the hpf gene encoding ribosome hibernation-promoting factor, HPF/YfiA family, with amino-acid sequence MNRSKVKIDESVQPYNITVTGRHVLVTEAMKNYAIEKVSKIDRLSHRIIDVIITMDIQKLEHRVDIVLKVDHIKIKSHAVCDDMYVSIDKAVDKLERQLLKYKSRIRDHQAKKLTVVDMKVNVYQAPGQEELSDVNEQIEDESQRRLEENYKPRHILSSETIPLKILTNEEAIMKMELSGDAFLIFRSENDMKLKVIYRKSDQNYGIIEPEA
- a CDS encoding DUF7674 family protein; translated protein: MKLILNKFPDFLPLWTAYKAEEDEYFKTSLWGEMSEFSLYIWTLLGAKTLDPARVKEIFCYMEELLVNGDDDVQNAICTCFLENILNVTPEQVDPKQFVSHLGPESRKYCLAWDAFTGVKTEGLDKLDVH